From the genome of Pseudomonas sp. WJP1:
CAGAACCCGAAGTTCACCGAAGGCCGAGCCTTGGCGGCCTTGTACCTGGCCCGTGATCTGCTGATCCAGCGCGGGGTGTTCCAGCCATGAATTTTCCCCATCCATTGATGGCGCCGGTGGTCGAGCTGGCATTGAAGGCCGGCGAGGCGACCCTGCCGTTCTGGCGCATTGGCACTGCGGTGATCGCCAAGGCAGACGATTCGCCGGTCACCGCCGCCGACCTCGCCGCCCACCATGTGATTCTGGCCGGGCTCACCGCACTGGACTCGAGCATTCCGGTGTTGTCCGAAGAAGACGCCAACATCCCGCAGAGCGTGCGCGCCGGATGGCAGCGCTGGTGGTTGGTGGACCCGCTGGACGGCACCAAGGAATTTATTTCCGGCAGCGAGGAGTTCACCGTCAACATCGCGCTGATCGAGCAGGGGCGCGTGGTGTTTGGCGTGGTGTCGATGCCGACTAACGGGCGTTTCTATGTCGGGGGTGCCGGGCTCGGCGCGTGGCGTTGCGATCAGGGTGGTATGCCCGTGGCGATTCAGGTGCGTGACGTGCCGGGCCCCGGGCAATCGTTCACAGTGGTTGCCAGTCGTCGCCATTCCAGTCCGGAACAGGAGCGCTTGCTGGCCGGCTTGAGCGCCAGCCTGGGTGAACTGGAACTGGCCAATATCGGCAGCTCCCTGAAGTTCTGCCTGTTGGCCGAAGGGGCGGCGGATTGTTATCCACGGCTGGCGCCGACTTCGCAATGGGACACGGCGGCGGCGCAAGGCGTGCTGGAAGGGGCAGGTGGCGAGGTGCTGGATCTGAATGGCGCACCGTTCAGTTATCCGGCGCGGGAATCGCTGCTGAACGAATTTTTCCTGGCACTGCCGGCCAAGGCTGCGTGGCGGGAACAGTTGTTGGCGCTGGCGCGAAGTTAAGATCGAAAGATCGCTGCCTGCCGCAGGCTGCGATCTTTTGCGTTACCGGTGCAATACGTATTGCCCGACAAACTTCACCGCATCCTCATCGCTGCCCGCGTTCACCACTCGCGTATGCAGGACCAACCGCGCCCGCCCGTAGCGCTGGTACATCGCCAGGAATTTCTTCCACACCTGCGCACTCGGCGCCTGGCAAATGGCATGTGCATCGCCGGTCACTGGCAACGGGTAGTTGATCTGCCCTTCCTGGATAACGATGTGTCCGTCGGTTATCCCTTCTTCTTTCAGGCGCAGATGCAGCCAGCCCCAACCGGCCAGCACCGCGCCGCAGTACAGGCTGCCGCCGAACATGGTGCTCTTGTGGTTGACGTTGGCGTCCAGGGGCAAGTACAGGCGCAGTTGTTGATCGTGCCAG
Proteins encoded in this window:
- the cysQ gene encoding 3'(2'),5'-bisphosphate nucleotidase CysQ is translated as MNFPHPLMAPVVELALKAGEATLPFWRIGTAVIAKADDSPVTAADLAAHHVILAGLTALDSSIPVLSEEDANIPQSVRAGWQRWWLVDPLDGTKEFISGSEEFTVNIALIEQGRVVFGVVSMPTNGRFYVGGAGLGAWRCDQGGMPVAIQVRDVPGPGQSFTVVASRRHSSPEQERLLAGLSASLGELELANIGSSLKFCLLAEGAADCYPRLAPTSQWDTAAAQGVLEGAGGEVLDLNGAPFSYPARESLLNEFFLALPAKAAWREQLLALARS
- a CDS encoding YiiD C-terminal domain-containing protein — protein: MSRDSRQLESVLHHDIPLTRDMGLKVLDWHDQQLRLYLPLDANVNHKSTMFGGSLYCGAVLAGWGWLHLRLKEEGITDGHIVIQEGQINYPLPVTGDAHAICQAPSAQVWKKFLAMYQRYGRARLVLHTRVVNAGSDEDAVKFVGQYVLHR